A region from the Prosthecobacter algae genome encodes:
- a CDS encoding L,D-transpeptidase codes for MHLITSLPRSTCARPGIARLGLALAAGMLLSHCTSAPKSEVIVSVKDQRMGLYEQGVLKKQYVVSTSKFGLGDQPNSYRTPVGKHEIIAKIGKGLPAGAVLKSRSWNGEVLKPNAPGRDPIVSRILWLRGLESSNRNAMRRYIYIHGTTEENRLGQPASYGCIRMGMKDVVEVFDGVGIGAKVVVTKDHLPHGKKADEPKVEPVAEPAAAPAPVTPPAATPQIAVAPAPTGPQTPEKTAALAAAAAAPVPAAPIPLVEEPKSSLFSFLPWSRKAKPAEVAPAPVIAPQPEAKVKVSVTNKKSGVKTDGVHQIGPIAPEPIAKGKGKKDRVEKVSSATSTLTRLLGRNAHS; via the coding sequence ATGCACCTCATCACCTCTCTCCCGCGTAGCACGTGCGCCCGGCCAGGGATCGCCAGGCTGGGTCTGGCGCTCGCGGCGGGCATGCTGCTGAGTCACTGCACCTCCGCGCCTAAGTCGGAAGTCATCGTCAGCGTCAAGGACCAACGCATGGGCCTCTATGAACAGGGCGTCCTGAAAAAGCAGTACGTGGTCTCCACCTCGAAATTCGGCCTGGGCGATCAACCCAACAGCTACCGCACCCCCGTGGGCAAGCATGAGATCATTGCCAAGATCGGCAAGGGCCTGCCCGCTGGTGCCGTGCTCAAAAGCCGTTCCTGGAATGGCGAAGTCCTGAAGCCTAACGCCCCCGGGCGTGACCCCATCGTCTCCCGCATCCTCTGGCTGCGCGGTCTGGAAAGCAGCAACCGCAATGCGATGCGCCGTTATATTTACATCCACGGCACCACCGAGGAAAACCGCCTGGGCCAGCCTGCCAGCTACGGCTGCATCCGCATGGGCATGAAAGACGTGGTGGAAGTCTTCGATGGCGTCGGCATCGGTGCCAAGGTCGTCGTCACCAAAGATCACCTCCCTCACGGTAAAAAAGCCGACGAGCCTAAAGTCGAGCCTGTGGCTGAACCTGCCGCCGCCCCTGCCCCTGTGACACCTCCAGCCGCCACACCGCAGATCGCCGTGGCCCCCGCACCGACGGGCCCGCAGACTCCCGAAAAAACCGCCGCCCTGGCCGCTGCCGCCGCCGCTCCTGTGCCCGCAGCCCCAATCCCTCTGGTCGAAGAGCCCAAGTCCTCTCTCTTCTCCTTCCTGCCGTGGTCCCGCAAAGCCAAGCCCGCCGAAGTCGCCCCCGCCCCGGTCATTGCTCCGCAGCCTGAAGCCAAGGTCAAGGTTTCCGTCACCAACAAAAAGTCCGGTGTCAAAACGGATGGAGTTCACCAGATCGGCCCCATCGCCCCAGAGCCCATCGCCAAAGGCAAAGGCAAAAAGGACCGCGTGGAAAAAGTCTCTTCTGCCACCAGCACCCTCACCCGCTTGCTCGGTCGCAACGCCCACAGTTAA
- a CDS encoding phosphoglycerate dehydrogenase, with protein MPLAETGNPPMLKVFTMRVLLTTTSYQDTPGDHHALLESQGYEIHRERGPLPESKMLELAGQFDAFLCGDDEITTAVLDKAQPRLRVISKYGIGLDKINVEECTARKLPVLFTPGVNHTTVAEHTFCLLLALVRNLVDSANSVRAGQWKRVTGNEIWNKKIGIVGLGRIGQEVAKRAIAFGMEVHGMDIYWPEAFAKENNVTRHETIESLIAAVDVLSLHANLSESTRHLVRADRIALAKPGLLVVNTSRAELVHMPDMIAALDAGTIGGYGTDVLDEEPPPADHALLKHPKALITPHIGSRTYESVPRQAMRATLNLVNYLKGEKDVIQANKF; from the coding sequence ATGCCTCTTGCCGAGACGGGCAATCCGCCCATGCTGAAGGTCTTTACCATGCGCGTTCTGCTCACTACCACCAGCTACCAAGACACTCCCGGCGACCATCATGCTTTGCTCGAATCCCAGGGGTATGAGATTCATCGCGAACGCGGCCCTCTGCCGGAAAGCAAGATGCTGGAATTGGCAGGTCAGTTTGATGCCTTTCTGTGCGGCGATGACGAGATCACCACGGCGGTGCTGGACAAGGCGCAGCCCCGGCTGCGGGTGATCAGCAAATACGGCATCGGGCTGGACAAGATCAATGTCGAGGAATGCACGGCGCGGAAGCTGCCGGTGCTCTTCACTCCGGGCGTGAATCACACGACGGTGGCGGAGCACACCTTTTGCCTGCTGCTGGCCCTGGTGCGCAATCTGGTGGACAGCGCCAACTCGGTGCGCGCCGGGCAGTGGAAGCGGGTGACGGGCAATGAGATCTGGAACAAGAAGATCGGCATCGTGGGCCTGGGCCGCATCGGCCAGGAAGTGGCGAAGCGGGCGATCGCCTTTGGCATGGAAGTGCATGGTATGGACATCTACTGGCCGGAAGCCTTTGCGAAGGAAAACAACGTGACCCGCCATGAGACCATCGAGAGCCTGATCGCAGCGGTGGATGTGCTGAGCCTGCATGCAAACCTCAGCGAAAGCACCCGTCATCTGGTGCGTGCGGACCGCATTGCCCTGGCCAAGCCGGGCCTGCTGGTGGTGAACACTTCCCGCGCGGAGCTGGTACACATGCCGGACATGATCGCCGCGCTGGATGCCGGCACGATCGGTGGTTACGGAACCGACGTGCTGGACGAGGAGCCACCACCGGCGGACCACGCGCTGCTGAAGCACCCGAAGGCACTCATCACACCGCACATCGGCTCCCGCACTTATGAAAGCGTGCCGCGCCAGGCGATGCGCGCGACGCTGAATCTGGTGAACTACCTGAAGGGCGAGAAGGACGTGATCCAGGCAAACAAGTTTTAA
- a CDS encoding c-type cytochrome domain-containing protein, which produces MKNKLTLAAFAAAFAVSTASAQDGGVDFEKQILPILKQKCFKCHEKEKEDNGKIKKPKGGLRLDNAEAIMKGGKEYPAENVVAGKPDASWMLKTMALPESDEFAMPPEGKGDRVTAEEQALVKKWIESGAAFGAWKGVE; this is translated from the coding sequence ATGAAAAACAAGCTCACCCTTGCGGCCTTTGCCGCTGCCTTTGCCGTCTCCACCGCCTCCGCCCAGGATGGAGGAGTGGATTTTGAAAAGCAGATCCTGCCGATCCTGAAGCAGAAGTGCTTCAAGTGCCATGAGAAGGAAAAGGAAGACAATGGCAAGATCAAGAAGCCGAAGGGCGGTCTGCGCCTGGACAATGCCGAAGCCATCATGAAGGGCGGCAAAGAGTATCCGGCTGAAAACGTGGTGGCCGGCAAGCCGGACGCCAGCTGGATGCTGAAGACGATGGCGCTGCCTGAGTCTGACGAATTTGCTATGCCCCCAGAAGGCAAGGGCGACCGCGTGACCGCTGAAGAGCAGGCGCTGGTGAAGAAGTGGATCGAGTCCGGCGCTGCCTTTGGTGCCTGGAAGGGCGTGGAATAA
- the thiD gene encoding bifunctional hydroxymethylpyrimidine kinase/phosphomethylpyrimidine kinase: MSPLPILTIAGSDSSCGAGVQADLKAISALGGYALNALTSVVSETPGRVSRVQLLEAAMVADQIRVLFEGFPIAAAKTGMLGGRAQVEAVVQTWRVLAPAGTPLVVDPVMVATGGGKLLEDDAIEAVATQLLPLATVITPNMDEAGVLWGRPVTTREEMVDCALALAARFGTAVLLKGGHLAGAAADVLCVKGELTWHEAARTPGVQTHGTGCTYSASIATGLGQGLPLQEAVARAKRYVSAAIAEFYAWEGGTGSVHALNHLKNSAL, translated from the coding sequence ATGTCCCCGCTACCCATCCTCACCATCGCCGGTTCTGACTCTTCCTGTGGGGCTGGGGTGCAGGCGGATCTGAAGGCCATCTCGGCCCTGGGCGGGTATGCGCTGAATGCGCTGACGAGCGTGGTTTCGGAGACACCGGGGAGGGTTTCGCGGGTGCAGCTTTTGGAGGCGGCGATGGTGGCGGACCAGATCCGGGTATTGTTCGAGGGCTTTCCCATCGCTGCGGCGAAGACAGGGATGCTGGGCGGGCGGGCACAGGTGGAGGCGGTGGTGCAGACCTGGCGTGTGCTGGCCCCGGCGGGCACGCCGCTGGTGGTGGACCCGGTGATGGTGGCCACGGGCGGGGGCAAGCTGCTGGAGGATGACGCCATCGAGGCGGTGGCCACCCAACTGCTGCCGCTGGCGACGGTGATCACCCCGAACATGGATGAGGCCGGGGTGCTGTGGGGGCGGCCAGTGACGACGCGGGAGGAGATGGTGGACTGCGCGCTGGCCCTGGCGGCCCGGTTTGGCACGGCGGTGCTGCTGAAGGGCGGGCACCTGGCGGGGGCGGCGGCGGATGTGCTGTGTGTGAAGGGTGAGCTGACCTGGCATGAGGCGGCGCGCACGCCTGGGGTGCAGACGCATGGCACGGGCTGCACGTATTCGGCCAGCATCGCCACGGGGCTGGGGCAGGGTTTGCCATTGCAGGAAGCGGTGGCCCGGGCGAAGCGTTACGTCAGCGCGGCGATTGCGGAGTTCTATGCCTGGGAAGGCGGGACCGGCAGCGTGCATGCGCTGAATCACCTGAAGAATTCCGCCTTATGA
- a CDS encoding response regulator transcription factor, with protein MSSDKHAFTDGLTHVLVIDDDRKLCGLIRDYLEPLGYAVGMEHTGPEGAERAIAEPWHAVILDLMLPGCDGYEVLRRVRAKSAVPILMLTARGDEADRIVGLEIGADDYLPKTFSSRELLARLRAVTRRASLTQTAVAVEPVAKELISGPLRLNLDVRVATLEDRVLNLTPVEFDILSALMKSRGRIRSREALIESLRDREYEVFDRSIDVHIAALRRKLRDDAHEPRFIRTVRSAGYLFIHATG; from the coding sequence ATGTCTTCTGATAAACATGCCTTTACCGATGGTCTGACCCACGTTCTGGTGATCGATGACGACCGCAAATTGTGCGGTCTGATCCGCGATTACCTGGAGCCGCTGGGCTATGCGGTGGGGATGGAGCACACGGGGCCGGAGGGGGCGGAGCGGGCGATCGCGGAGCCGTGGCATGCGGTGATTTTGGATCTGATGCTGCCGGGCTGCGATGGCTATGAGGTGCTGCGCCGGGTGCGGGCGAAGTCGGCGGTGCCCATCCTGATGCTGACGGCGCGGGGGGATGAGGCGGACCGGATCGTGGGCCTGGAGATCGGCGCGGATGATTATCTGCCGAAGACTTTTTCCAGCCGGGAGCTGCTGGCGCGACTGCGGGCGGTGACGCGGCGGGCGTCTTTGACGCAGACGGCGGTGGCGGTGGAGCCAGTGGCGAAGGAGCTGATCTCCGGGCCGCTGCGGCTGAACCTGGATGTGCGGGTGGCGACGCTGGAGGACCGGGTGCTGAACCTGACGCCGGTGGAGTTTGACATCCTTTCGGCGCTGATGAAGTCGCGCGGTAGGATCCGGTCGCGCGAGGCGCTAATCGAGTCGCTGAGGGACCGGGAGTATGAGGTTTTTGACCGCAGCATTGACGTCCACATTGCGGCCCTGAGACGAAAGTTGCGCGACGATGCGCATGAGCCCCGGTTTATCCGGACGGTGCGCAGTGCGGGCTACCTTTTCATCCATGCCACGGGCTGA
- a CDS encoding S41 family peptidase, translating to MKTMLAWSLLAGSALAAEVAKPQPGAVAEDAAAKVEEVSQTAVQAAFQILRSEYIRGGDLTYDELNRAAFQGLLERLDLGAELIRKAEAERPVLRRGVLAEMLTPEIAYLRPLAFAEEEAGQMELHLKKQVEAKVPYLILDLRSAVPPGDFAVAAAMLELFVPRAELMFKLKQVGREDAQLFIANRGPVWTQPLVVLVDAETCNLGETMAAVLRERKQALIIGSKTRGATVRYETLPLDAEWVLRFARAEMLLAGDRSLFREGVMPDFLLDLPVAVKRQFFDAAGPVKESLFDHSRVRYNEAALIARKNPELDSYIRRSAGEELADDRPALRDTVLQRAVDMLGARTHLQGSPLKWPAAKKRTEPAAPAEVKKAQPVKP from the coding sequence ATGAAAACGATGCTCGCATGGTCCCTGCTGGCCGGGTCTGCCCTGGCGGCGGAGGTGGCAAAGCCGCAGCCGGGTGCCGTGGCGGAAGATGCAGCGGCGAAGGTGGAGGAGGTGTCGCAGACGGCGGTGCAGGCGGCCTTTCAGATCCTGCGCAGCGAGTACATCCGCGGCGGTGACCTGACCTATGATGAGCTGAACCGGGCGGCCTTTCAGGGGCTGCTGGAGCGGCTGGATCTGGGGGCGGAGCTGATCCGCAAGGCGGAGGCGGAGCGCCCGGTGCTGCGGCGCGGGGTGCTGGCGGAGATGCTGACGCCGGAGATCGCCTACCTGCGGCCGCTGGCCTTTGCGGAGGAGGAGGCGGGGCAGATGGAGCTGCACCTGAAAAAACAGGTGGAGGCGAAGGTGCCCTACCTGATTCTGGACCTGCGCAGCGCAGTGCCGCCGGGGGACTTTGCCGTGGCGGCGGCGATGCTGGAGCTGTTCGTGCCGCGTGCAGAACTGATGTTCAAGCTGAAGCAGGTGGGGCGCGAGGATGCGCAGCTTTTCATCGCCAATCGCGGACCCGTTTGGACGCAGCCGCTGGTTGTGCTGGTGGATGCGGAAACCTGCAACCTGGGGGAGACGATGGCGGCGGTGCTGCGGGAGCGGAAGCAGGCGCTCATTATCGGTAGCAAGACGCGAGGTGCCACGGTGCGCTATGAGACGCTGCCGCTGGATGCGGAGTGGGTGCTGCGCTTTGCGCGGGCGGAGATGCTGCTGGCGGGGGACCGGTCGCTCTTCCGCGAGGGGGTAATGCCAGACTTTTTGTTAGACCTGCCGGTGGCGGTGAAGCGGCAGTTCTTTGATGCTGCGGGGCCGGTGAAGGAGAGCCTGTTTGACCACAGCCGCGTGCGCTACAATGAGGCTGCGCTGATCGCACGGAAGAATCCGGAGCTGGACTCCTACATCCGCCGCAGCGCGGGCGAGGAGCTGGCCGATGACCGCCCTGCGCTTCGCGACACGGTGCTGCAGCGTGCGGTGGACATGCTGGGTGCGCGCACTCACCTGCAAGGCAGCCCGCTGAAATGGCCCGCTGCCAAAAAACGAACCGAACCTGCTGCACCTGCCGAGGTGAAGAAGGCACAACCTGTGAAACCCTGA
- a CDS encoding HAMP domain-containing sensor histidine kinase encodes MKLRSVNLYTRILLWLLVNVVVLGVVFVLVLKWQFAEGLQGALGGIAGDRLQVIGQAVYEDLGNQPRGQWDEVLKSRGRPYGAKVTLVTIPERVMMGDVITVPTDLKKIIREMNPPERRGDQGRPPPPGQGRPPPPLDDLEAFLLGDPLPEEGRRPPPPDRDGPPGGQGAEDERRRENIPARFGTFLVQAGDPALYYAGVRLPPPPGWKREEGHLLLLISTDSMTGGGLFFDTRPWLLSIFGAVAISALLWLPFVRSITGSIRANLHVTEQIAKGRFDVRVPEDRGDEIGRLAHGVNQMALQLEGLLRGQKRFLGDVAHELCGPIARMEMSLGILEPRLDGAEAYRLSDVRDELRQISALVDELLSFSKAALGQKAKAPEAVMLQPLVECMLQLEGVPASQYRVQMPAGLAVMAAPEMLRRAVGNVVRNGLLHAPGSVLEVTATVAKKVVTLQIADAGPGVPEASLPRLFEPFYRVDVARARETGGTGLGLSIVKTCVESCGGNVSARNRESGGLIVSIELACA; translated from the coding sequence ATGAAACTGCGCTCTGTGAATCTGTACACCCGCATCCTGCTGTGGCTGCTGGTGAATGTGGTGGTGCTGGGGGTGGTGTTTGTGCTGGTGCTGAAGTGGCAGTTTGCGGAGGGGTTGCAGGGGGCGCTGGGGGGCATCGCGGGGGACAGGCTGCAAGTCATCGGCCAGGCGGTGTATGAGGATCTGGGCAACCAGCCGCGCGGGCAGTGGGATGAGGTTTTGAAGTCACGCGGCAGGCCATATGGGGCGAAGGTGACGCTGGTGACGATCCCGGAACGGGTGATGATGGGGGATGTGATCACGGTGCCGACGGATCTGAAAAAGATCATCCGGGAGATGAATCCGCCGGAGAGGCGTGGGGACCAGGGCCGCCCGCCGCCGCCTGGGCAGGGCCGGCCACCGCCGCCGCTGGATGATCTGGAGGCCTTTTTGCTGGGCGATCCGCTGCCGGAGGAGGGCCGCCGGCCACCGCCGCCGGACCGCGATGGGCCGCCGGGGGGACAGGGTGCGGAGGATGAACGGCGGCGGGAGAACATCCCGGCGCGGTTTGGCACCTTTCTGGTCCAGGCGGGTGATCCGGCGCTGTATTATGCGGGGGTGCGACTGCCGCCACCGCCGGGATGGAAGCGGGAGGAGGGGCACCTGCTGCTGCTGATCAGCACGGACTCGATGACGGGTGGCGGGTTGTTTTTTGATACGCGACCGTGGCTGCTGAGCATCTTTGGGGCGGTGGCCATTTCGGCCCTGCTGTGGCTGCCGTTTGTGCGCAGCATCACGGGCAGCATCCGGGCGAATTTGCATGTGACGGAGCAGATCGCGAAAGGGCGCTTTGATGTACGGGTGCCGGAGGACCGGGGCGACGAGATCGGCCGGCTGGCGCATGGGGTGAACCAGATGGCGCTGCAACTGGAGGGGCTGCTGCGCGGGCAGAAGCGCTTCCTCGGCGATGTGGCGCATGAGCTGTGCGGGCCCATCGCGCGGATGGAGATGAGCCTGGGCATCCTGGAGCCGCGCCTGGATGGTGCGGAGGCTTATCGGCTGTCGGATGTGCGGGATGAGCTGCGGCAGATTTCGGCCCTGGTGGATGAGCTGCTGTCGTTTTCCAAGGCCGCGCTGGGGCAAAAGGCGAAGGCACCGGAGGCGGTGATGCTGCAGCCACTGGTGGAATGCATGCTGCAACTGGAGGGCGTGCCCGCCAGCCAGTACCGGGTGCAGATGCCTGCGGGGCTGGCGGTGATGGCGGCACCGGAGATGCTGCGCCGGGCGGTTGGCAATGTGGTGCGCAATGGGCTGCTGCATGCGCCGGGATCTGTGCTGGAGGTGACGGCGACGGTGGCGAAAAAAGTGGTGACGCTGCAGATCGCGGATGCGGGGCCGGGCGTGCCGGAGGCGAGCCTGCCACGGTTGTTCGAGCCCTTTTACCGGGTGGATGTGGCAAGGGCGCGGGAGACGGGCGGCACGGGACTGGGCCTTTCCATCGTGAAGACGTGTGTGGAGTCCTGCGGCGGGAATGTGAGTGCGCGGAACCGGGAATCCGGCGGGCTGATTGTCTCAATTGAGCTTGCTTGTGCTTGA
- the polX gene encoding DNA polymerase/3'-5' exonuclease PolX: MTRETAAQILERIALLLELKGENPFKIRAYKTGAEVVESYPGDIMQLAIDGKLAGVKGIGEALRDKLHEMATTGKLEFFDKLRAEFPEGLFELFEVQGLGPKKIAALYSQLGVGSIADLKVACEDGTAAKISGFGEKTVVKILESIAFRDAHASEFRVDQVYAVAQTMLEALRDHPAVSRAEVCGSFRRGKETLHDLDFLCATKKPEEVIADFVRLPMVEKVIAQGGTKASIYTAGGLQCDLRAVSSAEYPFALNYFTGSKEHNVVMRQRALDKGWSLNEYGFTVVEGKEAPPIPEEIYNEAEIYRALGLDFIEPELRENSGEFEAAEHGQLPRLIELENLRGVFHNHTTASDGTASLREMAEAARDLGMQYLGIADHSKSSFQANGLNEVRLRAQIAEIHALNEEFEGHFRLFSGTEVDILKDGSLDFSDELLSELDYCVASVHNVFNLPEAEMTKRIIRAIENPHVTMLGHVTGRLLLQRPSYAVNIPAIIDAAAATGTIIELNASAWRLDMDWRWWRLAKEKGVKCSINPDAHSTRGLQDVLFGVRAARKGWLTRKDVINCLPLSEVEQALRKGKA; encoded by the coding sequence ATGACCCGCGAAACCGCTGCCCAGATTCTCGAACGAATTGCACTTCTCCTAGAACTTAAAGGGGAAAATCCGTTCAAAATCCGTGCGTACAAAACAGGTGCGGAAGTGGTCGAAAGTTATCCGGGTGACATCATGCAACTTGCAATAGATGGCAAGCTGGCGGGCGTGAAGGGCATCGGCGAGGCCCTGCGGGACAAGCTGCATGAGATGGCCACGACGGGGAAGCTGGAGTTTTTTGACAAGCTGCGGGCAGAATTTCCAGAGGGGTTGTTTGAGCTTTTCGAGGTGCAGGGCCTGGGGCCGAAGAAAATCGCGGCGCTGTATTCGCAACTCGGCGTCGGCTCGATTGCAGATCTGAAAGTGGCCTGTGAAGATGGGACGGCGGCGAAGATCAGCGGTTTTGGTGAGAAGACGGTGGTGAAGATTTTGGAGAGCATTGCCTTCCGGGATGCGCATGCTTCGGAATTCCGAGTGGACCAGGTGTATGCGGTGGCGCAGACGATGCTGGAGGCGCTGCGGGATCACCCGGCGGTGTCGCGGGCGGAGGTTTGCGGCAGTTTCCGCCGGGGTAAGGAAACTCTCCATGACCTGGACTTTCTGTGCGCGACGAAGAAGCCAGAAGAGGTGATCGCAGATTTTGTTAGGCTGCCGATGGTGGAGAAGGTAATCGCCCAGGGCGGGACGAAGGCCAGCATTTACACCGCAGGCGGCCTGCAGTGCGACCTGCGGGCGGTGAGCAGCGCGGAGTATCCTTTTGCGCTGAACTATTTCACCGGCAGCAAGGAGCACAATGTGGTGATGCGACAGCGGGCGCTGGATAAGGGGTGGTCGCTGAATGAATACGGATTCACGGTGGTGGAGGGCAAAGAGGCACCGCCGATCCCGGAGGAGATCTACAATGAGGCGGAGATCTACCGAGCGCTGGGGCTGGACTTCATTGAGCCGGAGCTGCGTGAAAATTCAGGCGAGTTTGAGGCGGCGGAGCATGGCCAGTTGCCACGCCTGATCGAGCTGGAAAATCTGCGTGGGGTGTTTCACAATCACACGACGGCCAGCGATGGTACGGCCAGCCTGCGGGAGATGGCGGAGGCGGCGCGGGACCTGGGGATGCAGTACCTGGGCATCGCGGACCACAGCAAGTCGAGCTTCCAGGCCAATGGCCTGAATGAGGTGCGGCTGCGGGCGCAGATCGCGGAGATTCATGCGCTGAATGAGGAATTTGAAGGGCACTTCCGCCTGTTCTCTGGCACGGAGGTGGACATCCTGAAGGATGGCTCGCTGGACTTCAGCGATGAGCTTTTATCGGAGCTGGACTACTGTGTGGCCAGTGTGCACAACGTCTTTAATCTCCCTGAGGCGGAGATGACGAAGCGCATCATCCGCGCGATTGAAAATCCGCATGTGACCATGCTGGGCCATGTGACGGGGCGGCTGCTTTTGCAGCGCCCCTCCTATGCGGTGAACATCCCGGCCATCATTGATGCGGCGGCGGCCACGGGCACGATCATCGAGCTGAATGCGAGCGCTTGGCGGCTGGACATGGACTGGCGCTGGTGGCGGCTGGCGAAGGAAAAGGGGGTGAAGTGCAGCATCAATCCCGATGCGCACAGCACGCGTGGCTTGCAGGATGTTTTGTTCGGTGTGCGTGCGGCCCGCAAGGGCTGGCTGACGCGGAAGGACGTGATCAACTGCCTGCCGTTGAGCGAGGTGGAGCAGGCGCTGCGGAAGGGGAAGGCCTAA